Genomic segment of Novosphingobium decolorationis:
GCGCTGCGAGTCGGTGACAGGTAGAAATCAATCGTGTCGCCCCGCTTGTCGACCGCCCGATACAGGTAGGTCCATTTGCCCCGCACCTTGACGTAAGTCTCATCGAGGCGCCAGCTCAGATCAAAACCACGCCGCCAGAACCAGCGGAGTCGTTTCTCCATCTCCGGCGCGTAGCGCTGCACCCAACGATAGATAGTCGTATGATCGACATCGATCCCACGCTCAGCCAGCATTTCCGCGAGATCACGATAGCTGATGCCGTATCGACAATACCAGCGCACCGCCCATAGGATGACCTCTCCGGTGAAGTGCCGCCCCTTGAAATCGTTCATCGCAACCGATCCTGCCAATCCAGCAGCCCAATCTTGGCCACTGCGCCAGAGTTTGCAACAGAGCCATCTCGGGCATTCTACACGTGCTGAAGGTCGGCTGCCGCTGGTGCGACTGCCCTGCGGACTATGGCCCATCAACGACCATCTACAACAGGTTCAACCGCTGGTCGCGCCGCGGCTTCTGGCTCAGACTGCTCGATGCGCTGGTCGATGCCGGAGCCGTGACAAAGAGCACCGCGATCGACAGCACCTACATCAAGGCGCAGCGCGCGGCGTTCGGGGGAAAGGGGGGCGTTCGATCCAGGCGATCGGGCGCTCGCGCGGTGGCTGGACAACCAAGGTCCACGCGCTCACCGACGTTATCGGCCGCCCCTATGCACTGATGCTCACCGCCGGCAATGTCAGCGACGTAAAGGCCGCCCCCGCGCTCCTCGAACGCGCCGGTCGCATGCGCTACCTGCTCGGCGATAAAGGCTACGATGCGGACAGGTTGCGTCGCGCGCTGCGCGAGGCCGGAACTACGCCGGTCATCCCCGGCCGGCGCAACCGCAAACGTGCGATCCGCTTCGACAAGGACCGCTACCGTGGCAGACACTTGATCGA
This window contains:
- a CDS encoding IS5 family transposase (programmed frameshift), whose translation is MLPIQQPNLGHCARVCNRAISGILHVLKVGCRWCDCPADYGPSTTIYNRFNRWSRRGFWLRLLDALVDAGAVTKSTAIDSTYIKAQRAAFGGKGGVRFQAIGRSRGGWTTKVHALTDVIGRPYALMLTAGNVSDVKAAPALLERAGRMRYLLGDKGYDADRLRRALREAGTTPVIPGRRNRKRAIRFDKDRYRGRHLIENAFCRLKDFRRVATRYDKLAANFLSGVALATAIAFWL